A window from Ignavibacteriota bacterium encodes these proteins:
- a CDS encoding T9SS type A sorting domain-containing protein, which yields MFEDSTYVVVEDKGPVYYGIIRIAVSDDGHEAEISAPFWGFLKTHEGKNIINLNQNIKISASLEGSGELSEEAVKLGYTPGSKSVWGSNTALPFNYFIKSTEIVSLTSELNLPSIFELKQNYPNPFNPSTTINYTIQSKVKSENANVASEFSLSNVTLKIYDILGREVETLVNENQKPGNYKILFDGSNFPSGVYYYQLKSGNFNQTKKMILAK from the coding sequence ATGTTTGAAGATTCAACTTATGTTGTTGTTGAAGATAAAGGTCCGGTTTACTATGGAATAATAAGAATAGCAGTGTCAGATGATGGTCATGAAGCTGAAATATCAGCACCTTTTTGGGGATTTCTAAAAACTCATGAAGGAAAAAATATTATTAATCTAAATCAAAATATAAAAATATCTGCTTCACTTGAGGGTAGTGGAGAATTATCAGAAGAAGCTGTAAAATTAGGTTATACTCCCGGAAGCAAATCTGTTTGGGGTTCAAACACTGCTCTTCCTTTCAATTATTTTATAAAATCCACAGAAATTGTTTCACTTACAAGTGAATTAAATCTTCCATCAATTTTTGAATTGAAACAAAATTATCCCAATCCATTTAACCCAAGTACAACAATTAATTATACTATTCAGTCAAAAGTGAAAAGTGAAAATGCAAATGTAGCCTCAGAATTTAGTTTGAGTAATGTAACATTAAAAATTTATGATATTTTAGGAAGAGAAGTTGAAACTTTGGTTAACGAAAATCAAAAACCGGGAAATTATAAAATTCTTTTTGATGGAAGCAATTTTCCAAGCGGAGTTTACTATTATCAATTAAAATCCGGAAATTTTAATCAAACAAAAAAAATGATTTTGGCTAAATAA
- a CDS encoding MFS transporter: MDTQNINSKKLFLMSCIALIVTAISFALRARLEPIFMGDYGLSATDIGFAFGPAFYGFTISMILFGSFVDSWGMKKVLTMAFILHFIGITGTIFSTGMWSLFFSTAAIGIGNGAIEAACNPLVASLYPKNKATMLNRFHVWFPGGIVIGSLLAYFMLDVINLNWRIYVAVLYIPLVIYGYMFLKENFPQTERVTSGVTTSEMWKSLLKPIYIFMAFSMLLTAVTELATQQRISTLLADAHAVPMLVLALTTGLMALGRAFAGPVVHKLSTSGMLLFSAVMSFIGLQLLSNSDGIMVYFSAAVFAVGVCFFWPTMLGFVAEEIPESGALGLSVIGGLGMFSVSIVLPIMGVFMDTGTQGSETLRYMSVLPAILIILFGFLYFKFGKRKKVQVNG; encoded by the coding sequence ATGGATACACAAAATATTAATTCAAAAAAATTGTTTTTAATGAGCTGTATTGCACTAATTGTAACAGCAATAAGTTTTGCACTGAGAGCAAGATTGGAACCAATTTTCATGGGTGATTACGGACTTTCGGCAACTGATATAGGATTTGCTTTTGGTCCAGCATTTTATGGTTTTACAATATCTATGATTTTATTTGGCTCATTTGTAGATTCTTGGGGAATGAAAAAAGTTCTGACTATGGCTTTTATTTTACACTTTATTGGAATTACCGGAACAATTTTTTCTACAGGAATGTGGAGTCTTTTCTTTTCAACTGCTGCAATTGGTATTGGAAATGGTGCCATAGAAGCAGCATGTAATCCATTGGTTGCTTCGTTATATCCCAAAAATAAAGCAACAATGTTAAATAGATTTCATGTTTGGTTTCCTGGCGGAATTGTAATCGGAAGTTTGTTAGCATATTTTATGCTCGATGTTATAAATTTAAATTGGAGAATTTATGTTGCAGTATTATATATTCCACTAGTTATTTATGGATATATGTTTTTAAAAGAAAACTTCCCTCAAACTGAAAGAGTTACTTCTGGAGTTACAACTTCAGAAATGTGGAAATCATTACTAAAACCAATTTACATTTTCATGGCATTTAGCATGTTGTTAACAGCTGTAACCGAATTAGCAACTCAACAAAGAATTAGTACACTTTTAGCAGATGCACATGCAGTTCCAATGCTTGTATTGGCATTAACAACCGGTTTAATGGCATTAGGAAGAGCATTTGCTGGACCAGTAGTTCATAAGTTAAGTACATCTGGAATGTTGTTGTTTTCTGCAGTAATGTCCTTTATTGGTTTGCAATTGTTAAGTAATTCTGATGGAATAATGGTTTATTTTTCAGCAGCTGTTTTCGCTGTTGGTGTTTGCTTCTTCTGGCCAACTATGTTAGGTTTTGTTGCTGAAGAAATTCCGGAAAGTGGAGCTTTAGGTTTATCTGTAATTGGCGGTCTTGGAATGTTTTCAGTTTCAATTGTATTACCTATTATGGGAGTTTTTATGGATACGGGAACCCAAGGTTCTGAAACATTAAGATATATGTCTGTTTTACCGGCAATTTTA
- a CDS encoding exo-alpha-sialidase, with translation MKKIFYFSLIILINHSCSSTIKKIYLDNNSAIISEEFIYEISDAQTPQCHASTIAISGNNKIVAWFGGTHEKNPDVGIWVSIKENGKWSKAKEVVNGIQNDGTRFPSWNPVLFQPKSGPLFLFYKVGPSPREWWGLYVTSSDNGKSWSKPIKLPNGIYGPIKNKPIQLKSGEIISPTSTEHDGWKIQIETSVDLCKTWISSGDLNDEKEFGAIQPTILIHPNNKLQLLNRTENEVISNVWSNDNGKTWGKMTSLNLPNPNSGIDAITLNDGRHLLVYNPTKKNWGNRVPLSVAISKDGINWEKVLDLENESDKENSEKDEYSYPSVIQSEDGLVHIVYTWNRKTVKYVVLDTAKI, from the coding sequence ATGAAGAAAATATTTTATTTCTCACTTATAATATTAATAAACCACTCTTGCAGTTCAACAATTAAAAAAATATATCTAGATAATAATTCTGCAATTATTTCTGAAGAATTTATTTATGAAATATCTGATGCTCAAACTCCGCAATGCCACGCATCAACAATAGCGATAAGTGGTAATAATAAAATTGTTGCTTGGTTTGGCGGAACCCATGAAAAAAATCCCGATGTTGGAATATGGGTTTCTATAAAAGAAAATGGAAAATGGTCTAAAGCGAAAGAAGTTGTTAATGGAATTCAAAATGATGGAACACGATTTCCTTCGTGGAATCCGGTTTTATTTCAGCCAAAATCTGGCCCATTATTTTTATTTTATAAAGTTGGACCTAGCCCACGAGAATGGTGGGGACTTTATGTAACTTCATCTGACAATGGAAAAAGCTGGTCAAAGCCAATAAAATTACCGAATGGAATTTATGGACCAATTAAGAATAAGCCAATTCAATTGAAAAGCGGAGAAATAATTTCTCCAACCAGTACAGAACATGATGGTTGGAAAATTCAAATAGAGACAAGTGTAGATCTTTGTAAAACATGGATTTCTTCTGGTGACTTAAATGATGAAAAAGAATTTGGTGCAATTCAACCAACAATTTTAATACATCCAAACAATAAATTACAATTACTTAATAGAACGGAAAATGAAGTTATCTCAAATGTTTGGTCAAATGATAATGGAAAAACTTGGGGCAAAATGACTTCACTTAATTTGCCTAATCCAAACTCTGGCATTGACGCAATAACTTTGAATGATGGTCGACATTTATTGGTTTATAATCCTACAAAGAAAAACTGGGGGAATAGAGTTCCGCTTTCTGTTGCAATTTCCAAAGATGGAATTAATTGGGAAAAAGTTTTAGATCTTGAAAATGAAAGTGATAAAGAAAATTCTGAGAAAGATGAATATTCTTATCCGTCAGTTATTCAATCAGAAGATGGTTTGGTGCATATCGTTTATACATGGAATAGAAAAACTGTAAAGTATGTTGTTTTAGATACGGCAAAGATTTAA
- a CDS encoding Gfo/Idh/MocA family oxidoreductase, which yields MGEKNTSGMSRRKFIGNVTMTTAAFSIIPRHVLGGKGFVAPSDKLNIAIIGAGGKGRSDMWSVATENIVALCDVDDRKIEETMTKTKEENKLDLYEALQKVPKYRDFREMLDKQKDIDAVTVSTPDHTHAVAAAYAMRRGKHVFVQKPLTHSVKEARILNQIAKETGVITQMGNQGHAQEGIRLIAEWLADDAIGLVNKVDCWTNRPVWETGMDRPTEIPSVPRDIDWNLWLGPAEFRPYHPAYMPWSWRAWCEFGTGALGDMGAHIFDIPYETLKLGYPTIIEASSSKFNGESWPVSEIFHYHFPERGNLPAVKLSWYDGGVMPQRPDELEPGRRMGDEDGGVLFHGTKGKIMCGCYGSSPRLIPETKMQEYKQPEKTIPRSPGIHEEWIEAIKKNQQATSNFEYASKLVETMMLGNIAIRMAEKFDKLHWDGEKGEITNIPEANEFLIRKYPAGWEL from the coding sequence ATGGGAGAAAAAAACACAAGTGGAATGTCGAGACGTAAATTTATTGGGAATGTAACAATGACCACTGCAGCATTTTCAATAATTCCAAGACACGTACTTGGCGGAAAAGGTTTTGTAGCTCCAAGCGATAAACTAAATATTGCTATTATTGGTGCTGGAGGAAAAGGTAGATCAGATATGTGGAGTGTTGCTACTGAAAATATTGTTGCATTGTGTGATGTTGATGATAGAAAAATTGAAGAAACAATGACTAAAACAAAAGAAGAAAATAAACTTGATCTTTATGAAGCACTTCAGAAAGTACCAAAATACAGAGATTTTAGAGAAATGCTTGATAAACAAAAAGATATTGATGCAGTTACCGTAAGCACACCTGATCATACACATGCTGTTGCTGCAGCTTATGCAATGAGGAGAGGTAAACATGTTTTCGTACAAAAACCATTAACTCATTCAGTCAAAGAAGCAAGAATCTTAAATCAAATAGCCAAAGAAACTGGTGTTATTACTCAAATGGGAAATCAAGGTCATGCTCAAGAAGGAATTAGATTAATTGCAGAATGGTTAGCGGATGATGCAATTGGCTTGGTAAATAAAGTTGATTGCTGGACTAACAGACCAGTTTGGGAAACCGGCATGGATAGACCAACAGAAATTCCTTCGGTGCCAAGAGATATTGATTGGAATCTTTGGTTAGGTCCTGCAGAATTTCGTCCTTATCATCCAGCATATATGCCATGGAGCTGGAGGGCTTGGTGTGAATTTGGAACTGGAGCATTAGGTGATATGGGGGCACATATTTTTGATATTCCATACGAAACCTTAAAACTTGGTTATCCAACAATTATTGAAGCAAGTTCAAGTAAATTTAATGGCGAAAGCTGGCCGGTTTCGGAAATATTCCATTATCATTTTCCAGAACGAGGAAATTTACCTGCCGTAAAATTAAGCTGGTATGATGGTGGAGTTATGCCGCAAAGACCAGATGAACTCGAACCCGGCAGAAGAATGGGCGATGAAGATGGTGGAGTTTTATTCCATGGTACAAAAGGTAAAATTATGTGCGGATGTTACGGCAGCAGTCCAAGATTAATTCCGGAAACAAAAATGCAAGAATATAAACAACCGGAAAAAACAATTCCAAGATCACCAGGTATTCACGAAGAATGGATTGAAGCAATTAAGAAAAATCAACAAGCTACATCAAATTTTGAATATGCATCTAAACTTGTTGAAACAATGATGTTAGGCAATATTGCAATTCGTATGGCTGAAAAATTTGATAAATTGCATTGGGATGGAGAAAAAGGTGAGATTACTAATATTCCGGAAGCTAATGAATTTTTAATAAGAAAATATCCAGCTGGTTGGGAATTATAA
- a CDS encoding TonB-dependent receptor, whose amino-acid sequence MILLKYKSIFSFLILIISQLTLFAGSTGKIGGKVIDARTGEPLFGVNVVVLDAGGVGSATDVNGEYIIINLQPNSYKLRFSMIGYKTVEISDVRVYIDRTVNLDVKLEEAIIEGEVVLVVAEREAVELDRTNSASYVNSDEIESLPVSTLDEVIQLQAGVIKDASGNLHIRGGRSREISYMIDGVPVTNTFSQSGGSNVNVENNFIQELQVITGTFNAEYGSAQSGVINVVTKVPEQNFSGTVEALTGGYYSPNSPMYVGGLDDFDPMNESEVKFSISAPVKFFPESFGKLGFLFNGRIEDSKGYLNGERRFMPEDGWEIAVYREWYRARFDPPDPLVIPLPDSLHTGNGKMVNMETFKNYNFNTKLVYQPFGGLTTSYSIFYSNQESRDFSNSWKFCPDAVPTTYNDNITHMFVMTHTPTDNIYYNLRYSYQINKEKEYMYESADDPRYQTNAVNQWDPGASTGFDYGGIQSWDRNWFDQKIHLVNGDLTWQINKVLEVKFGFEGKSYNIHYKNAPMKEVLGHEIMQFPYTQSEIRAFELPYYEFREATRNYAYGTILLREAHPDSSADDLFYIDYSRKPIEGAAFAQTTLNMGEIVLNAGLRFDYFDSRDRYAPTYSNVMPELVGDDQYYVDVKSKYQFSPRLGLSFPISDGGALRLSYGHFFQTPSYEKMFDNPVLPHYNQFSIANRTIGNPNLKPEKTVQYEIGVQQALNNELSMELSVYYKDIRDLLGIELLTLSNATAFSRYINKEYGHSSGLTFALNFRSDDGRFTSGIDYTYMIAKGSSSSADALLAVQILSGPSQGAYTLATRNIEFLDWDQTHSLNGSFSFKPWERTILSILGRLGSALPYTPSTIDYALELPSGWWSNIDRRPIRWNIDMKISNGFTLFDLNFIASLNIYNVLNHLEENHVNSITGRAGPNAYIPEIGERRYERIDEVGAFTHDEADYNPSWYSRPRFIQIGLGIQF is encoded by the coding sequence ATGATATTGTTAAAATATAAATCAATCTTTTCATTCCTAATTCTAATTATATCACAATTAACATTATTTGCCGGGTCAACCGGAAAAATTGGCGGGAAGGTAATTGATGCCAGAACCGGAGAACCATTGTTTGGTGTTAACGTTGTTGTACTTGATGCCGGCGGGGTTGGCTCTGCGACCGATGTTAATGGTGAATATATTATTATAAACTTACAGCCAAATTCATATAAATTAAGATTTTCAATGATTGGTTATAAAACTGTGGAAATTTCCGATGTACGAGTTTATATTGATAGAACTGTAAATCTTGATGTAAAATTGGAAGAAGCAATTATTGAAGGTGAAGTAGTTCTTGTTGTTGCAGAACGAGAAGCAGTTGAATTAGACCGAACAAATTCAGCTTCATATGTAAATAGTGATGAAATTGAATCTCTTCCGGTCTCAACTTTAGATGAGGTTATTCAACTTCAAGCCGGTGTTATTAAAGATGCAAGCGGTAATTTACACATACGCGGAGGAAGATCAAGAGAAATTTCTTACATGATTGATGGTGTTCCAGTTACAAATACTTTTAGTCAAAGTGGTGGATCAAATGTAAATGTTGAAAATAATTTTATTCAAGAATTGCAAGTAATAACTGGAACATTTAATGCCGAATATGGTTCTGCACAATCAGGTGTAATAAATGTTGTAACAAAAGTTCCTGAGCAGAATTTTTCTGGAACAGTTGAAGCGTTAACCGGAGGATATTATTCACCAAATTCACCAATGTATGTCGGAGGTTTGGATGATTTTGATCCAATGAACGAAAGCGAAGTAAAATTTTCGATTTCTGCACCGGTAAAATTTTTCCCGGAAAGTTTTGGAAAACTTGGATTTTTATTTAATGGAAGAATAGAAGATTCAAAGGGATATTTAAATGGTGAAAGAAGATTTATGCCGGAAGATGGCTGGGAAATTGCAGTATATAGAGAATGGTATAGAGCAAGATTTGATCCTCCTGATCCTTTAGTTATTCCATTGCCGGATTCACTTCATACCGGAAATGGCAAAATGGTAAATATGGAAACATTTAAGAATTATAACTTCAATACAAAATTAGTTTACCAACCATTTGGTGGTTTAACAACTTCATATAGCATTTTTTATAGTAACCAAGAATCAAGGGATTTTAGTAATAGTTGGAAATTTTGCCCGGACGCTGTTCCAACAACCTATAATGATAATATAACTCATATGTTTGTAATGACGCATACTCCTACTGATAATATTTATTACAATCTCAGATATTCATACCAAATCAATAAAGAAAAAGAATATATGTATGAAAGTGCTGATGATCCGCGATATCAAACAAATGCAGTAAATCAATGGGATCCCGGAGCAAGCACTGGTTTTGATTATGGCGGAATTCAAAGTTGGGATAGAAATTGGTTTGATCAAAAAATACATCTTGTAAACGGTGATTTAACATGGCAAATAAATAAGGTACTTGAAGTAAAATTTGGTTTTGAAGGTAAATCTTATAATATTCATTACAAAAATGCACCAATGAAAGAAGTACTCGGACATGAAATAATGCAATTCCCATACACTCAAAGTGAAATTAGAGCCTTCGAATTACCATATTATGAGTTTAGAGAAGCTACCAGAAATTATGCTTATGGTACAATACTTTTGCGTGAAGCACATCCGGATAGTTCTGCTGATGATTTATTTTATATTGATTATAGCCGCAAACCAATTGAAGGAGCCGCATTTGCTCAAACTACATTAAATATGGGAGAAATTGTTTTAAATGCCGGTTTAAGATTTGATTATTTTGATTCAAGAGATCGTTATGCTCCAACTTATTCTAATGTAATGCCGGAACTTGTTGGCGATGATCAATATTATGTCGATGTAAAAAGTAAGTATCAATTTAGCCCAAGATTAGGATTATCATTTCCGATTTCAGATGGTGGTGCTTTAAGATTATCATACGGTCATTTTTTCCAAACACCTAGTTATGAAAAAATGTTTGATAACCCAGTCCTTCCGCATTACAATCAGTTTAGTATTGCAAACAGAACAATAGGAAATCCAAATTTAAAACCGGAAAAAACTGTTCAATATGAAATTGGTGTTCAGCAAGCACTAAATAATGAGCTTTCAATGGAATTAAGTGTTTACTATAAAGATATTAGAGATTTATTAGGAATTGAATTATTAACTCTTAGTAATGCTACCGCATTTAGCAGATACATAAATAAAGAATACGGGCATTCTTCGGGCTTAACTTTTGCGTTAAACTTCAGATCAGATGATGGAAGATTTACAAGTGGAATAGATTACACTTATATGATTGCAAAAGGTTCATCATCTTCTGCAGATGCATTATTAGCTGTTCAAATTCTTTCTGGCCCAAGTCAAGGAGCTTATACATTGGCTACAAGAAATATTGAATTTTTAGATTGGGATCAAACCCATTCTTTAAATGGTTCATTTAGCTTTAAACCGTGGGAAAGGACAATTTTAAGTATTTTAGGAAGATTAGGTTCAGCATTACCTTATACTCCTTCAACTATTGACTACGCTTTAGAATTACCAAGTGGATGGTGGTCAAATATTGATAGAAGACCAATTAGATGGAATATTGATATGAAAATATCAAACGGATTTACATTATTTGATTTAAATTTTATTGCAAGTTTAAATATATATAATGTTCTAAATCATCTTGAAGAAAACCATGTTAACTCAATTACAGGGCGTGCTGGTCCAAACGCATATATTCCTGAAATTGGTGAAAGACGATATGAAAGAATTGATGAAGTTGGTGCATTTACACATGATGAAGCAGATTATAATCCATCATGGTATTCTAGACCAAGATTTATTCAAATTGGATTAGGGATTCAATTTTAA
- a CDS encoding PorV/PorQ family protein, translating into MKTYILSIFILLCSASQLFSQVSSNDLGYNTDANKRGSNAAAMLGIGIGARAEAVGGAFVAIANDPSALYWNPAGITQLSSISVQVTKTEWFVDTDFSSLGLVIPVPSIGGSLGFHLAMLNYGENPVRTVFRPEGNGETYSASDFVAGLYYAMNITDRVSASVGAKYFRQSIWHVSGSAFGFDMAILFQTPVNGLKLGGTISNLGAEFGLSGRDLTGIIDVDGRKTVYLNNDNVPINLATETYALPLLFRFGVAYEMELDNNNSVTFGSNLNHPSNNVETVDFGVEAKVFNSFYLRGGYQSLFSDTAENGLTLGAGINYKILDLATFTVDYSWSDWGVLSSVNRFSIGISAY; encoded by the coding sequence ATGAAAACATACATACTTTCAATATTTATTTTACTTTGTTCTGCGTCTCAATTATTTTCACAAGTTAGTTCAAATGATTTAGGATATAATACTGATGCGAATAAACGCGGCTCAAATGCTGCTGCAATGCTTGGTATTGGAATTGGTGCCAGAGCAGAAGCAGTTGGGGGAGCATTTGTTGCAATTGCTAATGATCCTTCTGCATTATATTGGAATCCAGCTGGAATTACTCAATTATCGTCAATTTCAGTACAAGTAACAAAAACTGAATGGTTTGTAGATACTGATTTTAGTTCACTTGGATTAGTTATACCGGTACCATCCATTGGTGGTTCATTAGGATTTCATCTTGCAATGTTAAATTATGGAGAAAATCCGGTAAGAACTGTTTTTAGACCGGAAGGTAATGGCGAAACATATTCAGCATCAGATTTTGTAGCTGGATTATATTACGCTATGAATATAACTGATAGAGTTTCTGCAAGTGTTGGGGCAAAATATTTTAGACAAAGTATTTGGCATGTAAGCGGTTCTGCATTCGGCTTTGATATGGCAATATTATTTCAAACCCCAGTTAATGGTTTAAAACTTGGTGGAACAATTAGTAATTTAGGAGCAGAATTTGGATTATCTGGAAGGGATTTAACTGGAATTATTGATGTTGACGGTCGTAAAACTGTTTATTTAAATAATGATAACGTACCAATTAATCTTGCCACTGAAACCTATGCACTTCCATTATTGTTTAGGTTTGGTGTAGCATATGAAATGGAACTTGATAACAATAATTCAGTAACTTTTGGAAGTAATTTGAATCATCCAAGTAATAATGTTGAGACTGTTGACTTTGGTGTTGAAGCAAAAGTTTTTAATTCTTTTTATTTAAGAGGCGGTTATCAATCACTTTTTTCTGATACTGCTGAAAATGGGTTAACTTTAGGTGCTGGAATAAACTATAAAATTCTTGATCTCGCAACATTCACTGTTGATTATTCATGGTCGGATTGGGGAGTATTAAGTTCAGTAAATAGATTTTCAATTGGAATTAGTGCATACTAA
- a CDS encoding AGE family epimerase/isomerase, whose translation MNAELREKLSKYLNVTTDYLNNNLIPFWAERAVEPKFGGFQTNYDRDGNRTSVTEKSFLSQCRSIFTISHTLRLGFNWPNGLETIKQGIDFLFKYFYDSENGGFYWIVEEDGTPKDVNKIIYGHSFFIYALSEYALLTGDEFAKNEAVKVFNLLQKKVADKQFKGYLEHFDQYFNLKSSRGDIGVHKSLDVHMHLMEAFTTLYELTNDENHKKALEDVIELIFDKMIDPETGTGIAMFTQDWKPIANVELDTVWGRDRFDENGKSTEITSYGHNIEFTWLYLLSQDILKIPRDKSLHRVLPIYEHTYVNGIDWKYGGIYVEGKKIGSVTEATKEFWQQAEAMVGFLDAFLLTKDEKYLNAFFNVHDFVFTKMINWEKGEWFALLAENGDLIWDYMGTSWKVFYHTVRGTCQVIKKLEKCINK comes from the coding sequence ATGAATGCTGAGTTGCGCGAAAAATTAAGCAAGTATTTAAATGTTACAACAGATTATTTAAATAATAATCTAATTCCATTCTGGGCAGAGAGAGCTGTTGAACCTAAATTTGGCGGTTTTCAAACAAATTATGATAGAGATGGAAATCGAACCTCAGTAACTGAAAAATCCTTTCTCTCTCAATGCAGAAGTATTTTTACAATCTCGCATACATTGAGATTAGGTTTTAATTGGCCAAATGGATTGGAAACGATAAAACAAGGAATTGATTTCCTATTTAAATATTTTTATGATTCAGAAAACGGTGGATTTTATTGGATTGTAGAAGAAGATGGAACTCCAAAAGATGTTAATAAAATAATATATGGTCATTCATTTTTCATATATGCACTTTCAGAATATGCATTGTTAACCGGTGATGAATTTGCAAAAAATGAAGCTGTAAAAGTTTTCAATTTACTTCAAAAAAAAGTTGCTGATAAACAATTTAAAGGATACCTTGAACATTTTGATCAATACTTTAATTTAAAAAGTTCGCGAGGTGATATTGGTGTTCATAAATCACTAGATGTGCACATGCATTTAATGGAAGCATTCACAACACTTTATGAATTAACTAATGATGAAAATCATAAAAAAGCTTTGGAAGATGTCATAGAATTAATCTTTGATAAAATGATTGATCCGGAAACTGGAACCGGAATTGCAATGTTTACACAAGATTGGAAACCGATAGCAAACGTTGAACTTGATACGGTTTGGGGTAGAGATAGATTTGATGAAAACGGAAAATCTACAGAGATAACTTCATACGGACATAATATTGAATTTACTTGGCTTTATTTACTTTCTCAAGATATTCTTAAAATCCCAAGAGATAAAAGCTTACACAGAGTTTTACCAATTTACGAGCATACTTATGTTAATGGAATTGATTGGAAGTATGGCGGAATTTATGTGGAAGGTAAAAAAATCGGTTCAGTAACTGAAGCAACAAAAGAATTTTGGCAACAAGCAGAAGCAATGGTAGGATTTTTAGATGCATTTCTATTAACCAAAGATGAAAAATATTTGAACGCATTTTTTAATGTTCATGATTTTGTTTTTACAAAAATGATTAATTGGGAAAAAGGCGAATGGTTTGCGCTTCTTGCTGAAAATGGAGATTTGATTTGGGATTATATGGGAACAAGCTGGAAAGTTTTTTATCACACAGTGAGAGGAACTTGTCAAGTAATTAAAAAATTGGAAAAATGCATTAATAAATAA
- a CDS encoding DUF1080 domain-containing protein yields MKKFLLLITLFIISCSSHCVKDSNNHWISLFNGKNLDGWFVKGKAVWEVKDGIMVGDGGMGHIYTNAVATDFEVKGTFKISDKGNSGLYFRANPPTENPDNWPAGYEAQIDNHQNAHTGWIWKPSTPSAKANKLITKDNEWFTMKVRMVGTQIQVWVNDELMTEYTDKDYTKGHFAIQGHNPGQTIEIKELAYRDLGKK; encoded by the coding sequence ATGAAAAAGTTTCTTCTTCTAATCACGCTATTTATAATCTCATGTAGTTCACATTGTGTAAAAGATTCAAATAATCATTGGATTTCTTTATTTAACGGCAAAAATTTAGATGGATGGTTTGTAAAAGGAAAAGCTGTTTGGGAAGTTAAAGATGGAATAATGGTAGGTGACGGTGGTATGGGACATATTTATACAAATGCCGTTGCAACCGATTTTGAAGTTAAAGGAACTTTTAAGATAAGTGATAAAGGAAATAGCGGATTATATTTTAGAGCAAATCCTCCTACAGAGAATCCCGATAACTGGCCAGCTGGTTATGAAGCTCAAATCGATAATCACCAAAATGCGCACACTGGTTGGATCTGGAAACCCAGTACACCATCTGCAAAAGCTAATAAATTAATTACAAAAGATAATGAGTGGTTTACAATGAAAGTAAGAATGGTTGGAACTCAAATTCAAGTTTGGGTAAATGATGAACTAATGACTGAGTATACAGATAAAGACTACACAAAAGGTCATTTTGCAATTCAAGGTCATAATCCGGGACAAACAATTGAAATTAAAGAACTTGCATATAGAGATTTAGGTAAAAAGTAA
- a CDS encoding DUF1080 domain-containing protein, whose product MKQKKIFKDYNLILLLLTFLISPILILCQEEGNPKLTEVWDPVPPIVKPGENNLPPSDAIILFDGTNLNEWENVNGGEAKWQLNDNAMTVVKKSGSIKTKKIFGDCQLHIEWRTPEKVEGDGQGRGNSGIFLQDRYEVQVLDSYNNVTYSNGQAGSIYKQFIPLVNVCKAPGEWQTYDIFFKAPKFKENGELEKPAYITVIQNGVLIQNHVELKGTSVYIGQPKYEKHNTKEPISLQDHGNPVSYRNIWIREL is encoded by the coding sequence ATGAAACAAAAAAAAATTTTTAAAGATTATAATTTAATTTTATTGTTATTAACATTTTTAATTTCACCAATTTTAATTTTATGTCAAGAAGAAGGAAATCCAAAATTAACTGAAGTTTGGGATCCGGTTCCACCTATTGTTAAACCAGGAGAAAATAATCTTCCACCATCCGATGCAATTATATTGTTTGATGGAACTAATTTAAACGAATGGGAAAATGTAAATGGCGGAGAAGCTAAATGGCAATTGAATGATAATGCAATGACTGTTGTTAAAAAATCCGGTAGTATAAAAACTAAAAAAATTTTTGGAGATTGCCAATTGCATATTGAATGGAGAACACCTGAAAAGGTTGAAGGTGATGGACAAGGACGTGGAAACAGCGGAATATTTTTACAAGATAGATATGAAGTTCAAGTTCTTGATTCTTACAATAACGTAACATATTCTAACGGTCAAGCCGGAAGCATTTACAAACAGTTTATTCCCTTAGTTAACGTATGTAAAGCTCCTGGGGAATGGCAGACTTATGATATTTTTTTCAAAGCACCTAAATTCAAAGAAAATGGCGAACTTGAAAAACCAGCTTATATTACAGTTATACAAAACGGAGTTTTAATTCAAAATCATGTAGAGCTCAAAGGAACTTCGGTATATATTGGTCAGCCAAAATACGAAAAGCATAATACTAAAGAACCAATTTCTTTACAAGATCATGGAAATCCAGTAAGTTATAGAAATATTTGGATAAGAGAACTTTAA